A genomic stretch from Primulina huaijiensis isolate GDHJ02 chromosome 14, ASM1229523v2, whole genome shotgun sequence includes:
- the LOC140956611 gene encoding probable aspartyl aminopeptidase — protein MEKSVAHDLVEFLNASPTAFHAVDESKKRLRSAGYEQVSEREEWELQAGKKYFFTRNYSTIVAFAIGKKYVSGNGIYIIGAHTDSPCLKLKPISKVSKGGFLEVGVQTYGGGLWHTWFDRDLSIAGRVIIRKQKDGSETYTHQLVRIEEPIMRIPTLAIHLDRGVNDGFKVNTQSHLAPILATSVKAELNKPTAENGSVETGSFVGKKFEEGTNSGGPKHHLPLLQLIAAQAGCEPDDICDFELQACDTQQSTIAGALKEFIFSGRLDNLCMSFCSLKALIDTSSSESSLENETGVRMVALFDHEEVGSNSAQGAGSPVMLDALSRITSSFNSDTKFLPIAIQKSFLVSADMAHALHPNYMDKHEENHQPKMHGGLVIKHNANQRYATNAITSFTFREIANKHKLPVQDFVVKNDMPCGSTIGPILASGVGIRTVDVGAPQLSMHSIREMCAVDDVKHSYEHFKAFFQEFSLLDSKLAVDDI, from the exons ATGGAGAAATCAGTAGCACACGATCTTGTGGAGTTCTTGAATGCTTCCCCTACAGCTTTTCATGCCGTCG ACGAATCAAAGAAGAGATTGAGAAGTGCAGGGTATGAGCAAGTATCAGAGAGGGAGGAATGGGAATTACAAGCtggaaagaaatattttttcaccAGGAATTATTCGACTATCGTTGCCTTTGCGATTGGTAAAAA ATACGTGTCTGGAAATGGAATTTATATCATCGGTGCTCACACTGATAGTCCTTGCTTAAAATTGAAACCGATCTCCAAG GTATCAAAAGGTGGGTTCTTGGAAGTTGGTGTGCAGACTTATGGAGGTGGTTTATGGCATACATGGTTTGATCGTGACTTGTCTATTGCCGGAAGAGTAATAATTAGAAAGCAAAAAGATGGTTCAGAAACATACACTCACCAGCTTGTCAGAATTGAGGAGCCCATTATGCGAATCCCGACTCTGGCGATTCACTTGGACAG GGGTGTTAATGATGGATTCAAGGTGAACACTCAGAGTCATTTAGCTCCAATTTTGGCCACATCGGTTAAG GCTGAGCTGAACAAACCAACAGCTGAAAATGGTTCTGTTGAAACTGGATCATTTGTTGGGAAGAAGTTTGAGGAAGGAACTAATTCTGGCGGCCCGAAGCATCATCTCCCTCTTTTACAG CTGATTGCTGCTCAGGCTGGTTGTGAACCAGATGATATATGTGATTTTGAGttgcaagcttgtgatactcaaCAAAGTACAATTGCTGGTGCACTCAAGGAATTTATTTTCTCCGGAAGGCTTGATAACCTCTGCATGTCATTTTGTTCGCTGAAG GCTCTCATAGATACTTCATCCTCCGAAAGCAGTCTTGAAAATGAGACTGGAGTGAGAATGGTGGCCTTGTTTGATCACGAGGAGGTTGGTTCTAATTCAGCACAAGGAGCTGGATCCCCAGTCATGCTCGATGCTTTATCTCGAATAACTAGTTCCTTCAACTCAGATACAAAG TTTCTACCAATAGCTATTCAAAAGAGTTTCTTAGTATCGGCTGACATGGCTCATGCCTTGCACCCGAATTACATG gACAAACACGAAGAAAATCATCAGCCCAAGATGCATGGCGGGCTTGTCATCAAACACAATGCAAACCAAAGATATGCAACTAATGCAATAACTTCCTTCACATTTCGGGAGATAGCTAACAAGCACAAACTTCCTGTTCAG GATTTTGTGGTCAAGAACGATATGCCATGTGGTTCGACAATTGGTCCCATTTTGGCAAGTGGTGTTGGCATCCGCACCGTTGATGTCGGAGCCCCGCAACTGTCGATGCATAGCATTAGAGAAATGTGTGCAGTTGATGATGTAAAGCATTCTTATGAACACTTCAAGGCTTTCTTCCAGGAGTTCTCTCTTCTTGATTCAAAACTTGCCGTAGACGACATCTAG